ATAAAGGCACAAACTGTATTGCGCTAAATATCGGCACCAGACAACTGACTGCCGACTCCAGCAGCTTCTCCGGCAGAATAAAGATCACTCTTGGCCAAGAACTTTTTGACCTGGAACAGAAACTTTTACAAAATATCCAGACCGACTCTGAGTCACTGCCCAAAAATCTTCGAGAAATTGCTGAACTAGGGGAAATTGCCACTTTTAACTTTCGCCAACTCAAAATTTCTATCACTAATATTTTTGACTTAAACACAGCCGAGTGCCGTGAACAGTTGGAAGCCATCCAAGAAGGATTACAGGAAACCATAAAAAACTCGAACCGCCCCCTGAACCCCAAATTAACCAACAGATGTTATTCATTACAAAATCTTGTTAGTGCGCAACCAGCAGCTATCTATCGACAACGACAATCTGGACAGCCAGAAGTTTGAGGTTCGTTATGAGCTTACGGGTGAAACCGGCATCAGCAAGGGCGAACTCGTCATTGAACCTATCGTTAGTTTCTGAGTAAAACCAAGCGATTATCACCACCCCATCAACATCAATGCCCTCAGCTTTTAGTGGCAAGCATAGTTCCAGGATCAAGTAACGACACACAATTCTCAGTAAAAGCCCGGCAGCTATCAGCAAGCAGCCTCGCTGACTGAAGAAAGTTAGAAATTATCATCGGTTTAAAGACATTCAACTCAAAACCACCACTAGCCCCACCAATGGAAATTGCCACATCCTTAGCTATCTTCATCAAACTGACCGCCAACTGTTTCAAGGCACCGTGTGTTCCGACAATTGCGTCAGGAGCGGCAATTGCCGCAAACTTATTGCGGGCAGAACTAAAAGGCAGTCCTGTCAGTTTTTTAATATACTCCGCCACCTCACCAATCTTATTGGTGAACGCTATCGCCTGCTTAAAATTCTTAAAGGTATATTCTTTCTGCAGCCGCGCTATTGATTCAATCTCGATAACCAGCCACCCCGACACCATCTTCAGTAATTCGTTTATCTCATCACCATTAAGACGAACAGCACCAGACTTACATGGTTCACATCTGTTCATGAATAATTCTTCCATTCTTATTTCCTTACCGTAGTTTCAAATTAATTTGTGTCAGGCAGTGCAAAACTCCTACCTACAGGGTCTTAACAGGGTTTTTTCGATATGTGGAACTGGGCTTGCCGTCAACAAAGATGCCTTCCAGGTAGGAGAGTTTTCTTGGCAGCTGCGGTATTGTCCCCCTGGCAACAAGGAACGTAGCGCTCCGTCCAACGGCAAGCATGCCAAGTTTTTCCACGCCAAAGAATCTGGCCCCGGTTTCCGATGCACACCGGATAGTCTCTTCAAGTGAATACCCGGCCCGTACAAACAACTTCATCTCCTCGACAATCGATTCACCGTGCAGTATGCCGGCACTACCTGCTCCAGTTCCTATAGCCGTTCTTACACCTATTTTTCTGGCATACTGTAGTTTGGTCAGTTGTTCTGAGAGCCTCTTTTTCCAGAAAGCCTCCGCACCAGGCCTCGGCTTTCCCGGTGCCACATAACGGTGGGAGAAACGGCAACAGACAGTGCCACCAGCACATGAACCATCCAGGGCATTCTTGGCCCTCAACAAGCTGGGAATCCACAGCACATTTTTATCGGCCATCTTCCTGAGCGTGTCCTCGCCCATGCCATATCCCTGTTCGATGGCATCGCAACCGGCCTCAACTGCCTCATCCACCATCTGCCGACCGTTTGCCACCACCACCGCCTTTTTCTGCCCTCGGTGCTCCAAAAGGCGGCACAGGTCGGCATAATCAAGCCGAAAAGGAGAGAGATCCTCGCTTTCAACGCTGTTTGAATAAGCGATTTTAAGGTAATCATTGTCAGCGGCGTTGCCATCAGCACAATCCTCCATGCTCC
This is a stretch of genomic DNA from Desulfobulbaceae bacterium. It encodes these proteins:
- a CDS encoding amidohydrolase family protein, which produces MAERRFVVAGTFIDGSGADVRRGVFLEVTNGSISSIGPAADLPSAGGAVIDDFSHCIILPALFDCSVSLSRLPSVDGRARASFEKATPAQKAAIVGQHILYCHMHGLLGVADCDDMTNLVKGYQDEATQGGLIDVCTSGRLYRSMEDCADGNAADNDYLKIAYSNSVESEDLSPFRLDYADLCRLLEHRGQKKAVVVANGRQMVDEAVEAGCDAIEQGYGMGEDTLRKMADKNVLWIPSLLRAKNALDGSCAGGTVCCRFSHRYVAPGKPRPGAEAFWKKRLSEQLTKLQYARKIGVRTAIGTGAGSAGILHGESIVEEMKLFVRAGYSLEETIRCASETGARFFGVEKLGMLAVGRSATFLVARGTIPQLPRKLSYLEGIFVDGKPSSTYRKNPVKTL
- a CDS encoding 4a-hydroxytetrahydrobiopterin dehydratase; translation: MEELFMNRCEPCKSGAVRLNGDEINELLKMVSGWLVIEIESIARLQKEYTFKNFKQAIAFTNKIGEVAEYIKKLTGLPFSSARNKFAAIAAPDAIVGTHGALKQLAVSLMKIAKDVAISIGGASGGFELNVFKPMIISNFLQSARLLADSCRAFTENCVSLLDPGTMLATKS